From Salmo salar chromosome ssa09, Ssal_v3.1, whole genome shotgun sequence:
GCCCGTCTCCTCATATGTGTCCGTTAGTGCTGATAGTGGAGTCATCCATGCAGTGCGCTCTTTTGACTACGAGCAGATCAAGGATTTCCAGTTCCGTGTAAAAGCGCAGGATGGAGGCTCCCCTCCTCTCAGTAGCAATGTGACTGTGAAAATAATGATCCAGGACCAGAACGACAACGCGCCTCAGGTTCTGTACCCAGTCCAGACTAGCAGCTCTCTGGTGGCTGAAATGGTGCCTCGTTCAGCAGATGTGGGATATCTTGTCACTAAAGTGGTGGCTGTTGATGTGGACTCTGGACAGAATGCCTGGCTCTCCTATAAACTGCAGAAAGCGACAGACAGGGCGCTGTTTGAAGTGGGCTTACAGAATGGAGAAATAAGAACTATACGCCAAGTCACTGATAAAGATGCTGTGAAACAAAGGCTCACTGTTGTAGTGGAGGACAACGGGCAGCCCTCTCGTTCAGCTACAGTCAATGTTAACGTGGCGGTGGCGGACAGCTTCCCTGAAGTGCTCTCGGAGTTCACTGACTTTACGCACGACAAGGACTACAATGACAACCTGACTTTTTACTTAGTCTTGGCTTTGGCTGTAGTCTCCTTTCTGTTCATCACATGTTTAGTGGTTATTATATCAGTGAAAATATACAGATGGAGACAGTCTCGCGTCCTCTATCATTCCAATCTCCCTGTTATTCCGTATTATCCACCGCGTTACGCAGACACTTTGGGGACAGGAACTCTACAGCACGTGTACAATTACGAGGTGTGCAGGACGACTGACTCCAGAAAGAGTGACTGTAAGTTCGCCAGACCCTGTAGTCAGAACGTACTGGTAATGGACCCCAGTTCTACAGGGACGATGCAGCGGATGCAGAGTGAGCAGAACAtcctggatgaaccagactctCCACTAGAGGTCTGTTATATTTGAGTCATTATCCTTCCCCTGAATCCAAAATGTTTAAGCATTGTGTAAATTAGTttatgtttttaatgttttatttgaaCTGTTTCTACATCGACTCTGTGTACCTGGGAAGTTTCCATGGTCAAAAATGCTCTTCATTCAACTGATATGTGGCCATTTCAGCACCACATTCGTGGTCAGCGCTGCTCTGCAAAGCGGCTGTATTTCAACAAACCCTTTAACATTGTAAAGAATGAATTATACTGGGATATTGCCTAATCTTTGTAAAGAAGAggcaaacgttttctgtagtatAAATTGTATTCATAAGTATATATACAGATTTTCAGTAGCCTACATAATGCACAGTAATGCCATACTGCTGCTTATAGTTGCAGAAAGTTGCTTTCTGTCCCGATGATTAGCTTCACGCAAGGTGTATTTTGTTTGACCTTTCTTCTCCAGTTACTTCTTGTATCATGGTTTACATTTATCGTAAATACATTGGCTTATATGAATTaatgaattacattttattttcgtGTCAAATCGCCAGTTTGTAACCCATTGacacaaacaaacattacaataatgcaCTGTGATAATTCTTCCGGTGTTCTGTGCAGTTCTCACCGCAGTAAATAAGGTTATCCAAGCAGTAGTTTTATCCCTAGAGCAGGAAAAatgatcaaataaataaataaatatgtaaataaatacattcaGAAAAATGAAACGGAAGGCATTTGAACCAAGTGTGGCACAAAGAGATGATTCAAGTGTGAGACAGGTCTACACACAATTGATATACATACGTGCCATTTGCTATATAGGAGCTACTTATTTGTATAATGGAATTATAAGTCGCCATTTTCCTTTTATTCCAGGCTTTATCTAAAACAATCCGCAAACAGAAATACACAATGGACAAAAACCATGTCAGTTTCTCCTCATGGCTCAGCCACATCATTTCAGGGTTTATCTGGTGGGCTTTCTGCAATAAGGACAAGCATATATTGTGGTAGAAAGGTCCGTAGAGGATCAAATTCATTTAATTGTCTATTTCTTCGAGGTCACAATAGTTGCATAGTCTTTTCTCTTCCATTTCACCATTATACCGACCTGTTTCAATAGCaggggcaatatccctgatcttacctgggCACATAGCGATCTCTTGCTTATATGTAGGTTGTTCAtaatatctctctcacacacgaatTCACCCTTAATCAAACAAAAGGTTTTCAAATTGGGTTTATGATGAATCTCCTCCACTCATTTCTGTTCATATTTCATCATCAGTTGTTTTTTAACAGCGTCTATGTCTCACTTCATTCGGTTTTCGTACAACTGTTCCCagtcagactgttggaaaaggtcAGACATTTCAGTTGCCCAGGCTCCCCTATCGAGAGATCCCATTGGAAAAACTTTGCTGACTATTCTGGCAATTGATATATCCAACGGTCTATTCCAAAGTCTCACCATACACGCCTCCCATCTTATCTCATAGGGTTCCCAGCCCATGTCCCTGGTTATTGCCAGTATAGATGCAAACATTGTGGGTACCTACAAAATATGTTATGGATATGTTCGTTTTTGAgatacctcttagcaccccacattCCTGCTGAATAGTCAAAAACAGGACATACGCATACCTGTCTGATACAGTTTGGAATACGTGGCATAATCAATATCTTtgagtgttttgtttttcctttaaccccccaaagagctctactTACTGAGTCGGCCAGGGCAGATGTATAGAAAGGTCATATGTTATTCAACTGCCTACATCACTGGGTTGGGTTAAGTTTGATAGTGCTATGCTTTATTCCATGGAGACTCACACCTTCCCAAATATATTCTAAGGTGTTTCTTTTTAAGAATATCTGTTGTACAGTAGATTGAACTCTGAGGGACGCTGTTGGTCAGTGTGTTGCAGTTTTAGAGCAGATTTGCAACAGTACCTCCCCCATCATCTCGGTatattagagagagaaagagccgcACGCAGAGAACACAGTCTGGGTTACAGAGAACACTAAGCACCGAGACACCGAGCTGAGATTATTTTGTTCCCAAAATACGGATTATTggcattttttgtatttattgttGGACATACATCTGAAGGAATCATACTGTTCTCTTATCGGATTATAAGGCGCTTGTTGTTTCAGGTTGAAGGGAAAATGTCGGACAGAACAATGACACGGCAAGTACTGTTGTTTATCTCGgtcctctctctcagttcagtacACGGGCAGGTCAGTTACTCCATTCCCGAGGAAATGGCGAAAGGCTCTTTAGTCGGTAACATAGCGCAGGATTTGGGTTTAGATATCAAAAGACTGAAATCAGGTAAAGCTCGTATTTATACCGGAGACAGCGCAGAGTACATCGAGCTGAATAAAGAAAGGGGAGTTCTCCTCATCAAAGAGAAAATAGACCGTGAAGCGCTTTGTGAACAGACAACGCCTTGCGCTTTACATTTTCAGATTATTCTGGAGAACCCGATGGAATTTTATAGTATTACGGTTGAAATTACAGACATTAATGATAACCCCCCAACCTTTGAAAAAAACGAAATCAAATTCAAAATCAGTGAGTCTGCAGTCAATGGAGCAAAATTCGTGTTAGAGAGAGCAATGGATCTTGACGTCGGTATCAATGGCCTCCAAAGCTATACGTTGAAACCAACCGATAATTTCGCTCTGAAATTGGTTAATCAAGCCGATGGGAATAAGAAGGTTGAGATGGTTTTACAGAAAGCTCTAGATCGAGAGAAGCATGAGGATGTTACTTTAGTGTTGACAGCTGTGGATGGTGGCGAGCCGCGTATGTCAGGGACAATGCAAATACTCATCACCGTACTAGACGCTAATGATAATGCGCCTATTTTTACTCAGGAGTTTTACAAAGCAACTGTAACTGAGAATGCCCCAAAAGGTACAATTATAACTTCAGTCAGCGCATCAGATGCAGATCATGGCTCAAACGGTAAAATAACGTATTCAATTACAAACACCTTAGATTATGTTCGTGGAATTATTGAAGTAAACGAGGACAACGGCGAGATTAGATTGATTGGAAATATTGATTATGAAAAGACACGGAATTTTCAGATAAATTTAAGGGCAAGTGATGACGGAGGACTTACAGATTCATGCAAAGTGATAGTTGAAGTAGTTGACACCAATGATAATAAGCCTAATATTAACATTATGTCTAAATCCAACGTGATCTCCGAAGATGCCAAAGCTGGTACTGTCGTAACTATGATCAATATTCAAGACCCAGACTCCGGTGAAAATGGGAAAGTTAATTGTTCCATCAATGAAAACATTCCATTTGCGATTAAATCCTCGTCGAATAATTTCTTTAGTCTAGTAACAGACAGTGACTTGGACCGAGAGAGAGCCTCTGAATATAACATCAGTGTGACGTGCTCTGATGAGGGAGtgccctctctctccagcagcGTCACTCTCACCTTACAGATATCAGATGTGAATGACAACGCGCCTGTCTTTGAGAGGAGCTCATATGAGGCCTACATTATAGAAAACAACACACCGGGCCTCTCTATATTCACAGTGAAAGCCAGAGACGCTGACTGGAACCAGAATGCCCGTGTTTCTTACATACTGGAGGACTCCTCGGTTAACGGAGTGCCCGTCTCCTCGTATGTGTCCGTTAGTGCTGATAGTGGAGTCATCCATGCAGTGCGCTCTTTTGACTACGAGCAGATCAAGGATTTCCAGTTCCGTGTAAAAGCGCAGGATGGAGGCTCCCCTCCTCTCAGTAGCAATGTGACTGTGAAAATAATGATCCAGGACCAGAACGACAACGCGCCTCAGGTTCTGTACCCAGTCCAGACTAGCAGCTCTCTGGTGGCTGAAATGGTGCCTCGTTCAGCAGATGTGGGATATCTTGTCACTAAAGTGGTGGCTGTTGATGTGGACTCTGGACAGAATGCCTGGCTCTCCTATAAACTGCAGAAAGCGACAGACAGGGCGCTGTTTGAAGTGGGCTTACAGAATGGAGAAATAAGAACTATACGCCAAGTCACTGATAAAGATGCTGTGAAACAAAGGCTCACTGTTGTAGTGGAGGACAACGGGCAGCCCTCTCGTTCAGCTACAGTCAATGTTAACGTGGCGGTGGCGGACAGCTTCCCTGAAGTGCTCTCGGAGTTCACTGACTTTACGCACGACAAGGACTACAACGATAACCTGACTTTTTACTTAGTCTTGGCTTTGGCTGTAGTCTCATTTCTGTTCATCACATGTTTAGTGGTTATTATATCAGTGAAAATATACAGATGGAGACAGTCTCGCGTCCTCTATCATTCCAATCTCCCTGTTATTCCGTATTATCCACCGCGTTACGCAGACACTTTGGGGACAGGAACTCTACAACACGTGTACAATTACGAGGTGTGCAGGACGACTGACTCCAGAAAGAGTGACTGTAAGTTCGTCAGGCCCTGTAGTCAGAACGTACTGATAATGGACCCCAGTTCTACAGGGACGATGCAGCGGATGCAGAGTCAGCAGAACAtcctggatgaaccagactccCCACTAGAGGTCTGTTATATTTGAATCATTATATTTTCCCTAAAAATATGCGTCGTGTGATTTAAACTGTTGAAATCCAATATGTACCTGCAAGATTTAATGGTCAGACATGCTCTTCATTCCACTGATATGTGACCATTTCAGCACCATGGTCATGGACAGCGGAAAGAGGCTGTATTTCAATGGGTAGCTTGTAGTTTCCTATATTAGCATAGTTTCAATTCATCCACATCTTACTGTCATGTTGGTTTACATGGGTCATTAATACGTAGGCCTATATGTGTTGATATAGAATGATAGTGCTGCATTTGATCTCATGCAGACTAACCAGCCCAAATATCTTGTAATATTTTTCGTCTTCTGTAGTTCAGTGAATTTAACTCAGAGGGACGCTGTTGGTCAGAGTGTTGCAGTTTTAGAGCAGATTTGCAACAGTACCTCCCCCATCATCTCGGTatattagagagagaaagagccgcACGCAGAGAACACAGTCTGGGTTACAGAGAACACTAAGCACCGAGACACCGAACTGGGATTCTTTTGTTCTGGAGATACGGATTATTGGTAGAACATTTTGTTATTTTCTCGGTTTATATCTGAAGGAAATATACTATTTTCATAACGGATTATATGGTGCTTGTTGTTTCATGTTGAAAGGAAAATGTCTGACAGAACAATGACACGGCAAGTACTGTTGTTTATCTCGgtcctctctctcagttcagtacACGGGCAGGTCAGTTACTCCATTCCCGAGGAAATGGCGAAAGGCTCTTTAGTCGGTAACATAGCGCAGGATTTGGGTTTAGATATCAAAAGACTGAAATCAGGTAAAGCTCGTATTTATACCGGAGACAGCGCGGAGTACATCGAGCTGAATAAAGAAAGGGGAGTTCTCCTCATCAAAGAGAAAATAGACCGTGAAGCTCTCTGCGGACAGACAACGCCTTGCGCACTACATTTTCAGATTATTCTGGAGAACCCGATGGAATTTTATACCATAACTGTTGAGATAACGGATGTTAACGATAATA
This genomic window contains:
- the LOC106611851 gene encoding protocadherin beta-16 isoform X19 yields the protein MSDRTMTRQVLLFISVLSLSSVHGQVSYSIPEEMAKGSLVGNIAQDLGLDIKRLKSGKARIYTGDSAEYIELNKERGVLLIKEKIDREALCEQTTPCALHFQIILENPMEFYSITVEITDINDNPPTFEKNEIKFKISESAVNGAKFVLERAMDLDVGINGLQSYTLKPTDNFALKLVNQADGNKKVEMVLQKALDREKHEDVTLVLTAVDGGEPRMSGTMQILITVLDANDNAPIFTQEFYKATVTENAPKGTIITSVSASDADHGSNGKITYSITNTLDYVRGIIEVNEDNGEIRLIGNIDYEKTRNFQINLRASDDGGLTDSCKVIVEVVDTNDNKPNINIMSKSNVISEDAKAGTVVTMINIQDPDSGENGKVNCSINENIPFAIKSSSNNFFSLVTDSDLDRERASEYNISVTCSDEGVPSLSSSVTLTLQISDVNDNAPVFERSSYEAYIIENNTPGLSIFTVKARDADWNQNARVSYILEDSSVNGVPVSSYVSVSADSGVIHAVRSFDYEQIKDFQFRVKAQDGGSPPLSSNVTVKIMIQDQNDNAPQVLYPVQTSSSLVAEMVPRSADVGYLVTKVVAVDVDSGQNAWLSYKLQKATDRALFEVGLQNGEIRTIRQVTDKDAVKQRLTVVVEDNGQPSRSATVNVNVAVADSFPEVLSEFTDFTHDKDYNDNLTFYLVLALAVVSFLFITCLVVIISVKIYRWRQSRVLYHSNLPVIPYYPPRYADTLGTGTLQHVYNYEVCRTTDSRKSDCKFVRPCSQNVLIMDPSSTGTMQRMQSQQNILDEPDSPLEQKPPNADWRFTQGQRPGPSGAGGPPEMTMGTGPWPNPPTEAEQLQALMAAANEVSEATATLGPGTMGLSTRYSPQFTLQHVPDYRQNVYIPGSTATLTSNPQQQQQQQQMLMQQQMAAQQQALQAQPSEASAQPEPPKAAQTPASKKKSTKKEKK
- the LOC106611851 gene encoding protocadherin beta-16 isoform X22, with the translated sequence MSDRTMTRQVLLFISVLSLSSVHGQVSYSIPEEMAKGSLVGNIAQDLGLDIKRLKSGKARIYTGDSAEYIELNKERGVLLIKEKIDREALCEQTTPCALHFQIILENPMEFYSITVEITDINDNPPTFEKNEIKFKISESAVNGAKFVLERAMDLDVGINGLQSYTLKPTDNFALKLVNQADGNKKVEMVLQKALDREKHEDVTLVLTAVDGGEPRMSGTMQILITVLDANDNAPIFTQEFYKATVTENAPKGTIITSVSASDADHGSNGKITYSITNTLDYVRGIIEVNEDNGEIRLIGNIDYEKTRNFQINLRASDDGGLTDSCKVIVEVVDTNDNKPNINIMSKSNVISEDAKAGTVVTMINIQDPDSGENGKVNCSINENIPFAIKSSSNNFFSLVTDSDLDRERASEYNISVTCSDEGVPSLSSSVTLTLQISDVNDNAPVFERSSYEAYIIENNTPGLSIFTVKARDADWNQNARVSYILEDSSVNGVPVSSYVSVSADSGVIHAVRSFDYEQIKDFQFRVKAQDGGSPPLSSNVTVKIMIQDQNDNAPQVLYPVQTSSSLVAEMVPRSADVGYLVTKVVAVDVDSGQNAWLSYKLQKATDRALFEVGLQNGEIRTIRQVTDKDAVKQRLTVVVEDNGQPSRSATVNVNVAVADSFPEVLSEFTDFTHDKDYNDNLTFYLVLALAVVSFLFITCLVVIISVKIYRWRQSRVLYHSNLPVIPYYPPRYADTLGTGTLQHVYNYEVCRTTDSRKSDCKFVRPCSQNVLIMDPSSTGTMQRMQSQQNILDEPDSPLEQKPPNADWRFTQGQRPGPSGAGGPPEMTMGTGPWPNPPTEAEQLQALMAAANVSEATATLGPGTMGLSTRYSPQFTLQHVPDYRQNVYIPGSTATLTSNPQQQQQQQQMLMQQQMAAQQQALQAQPSEASAQPEPPKAAQTPASKKKSTKKEKK